The sequence below is a genomic window from Plodia interpunctella isolate USDA-ARS_2022_Savannah chromosome 5, ilPloInte3.2, whole genome shotgun sequence.
ttatgaaatttggcatagatATAGTTAGGCACATCTACGTGTAGTATAGGAATTCTATATTTCACGGTGTCGTAGTAAAAACCCATTTACATTCTGAAAATgtcaaagaataaataaataatgtaattaatttattccttaTGATTTTCTGTCTATGATTGTAAGACAATAATGAACGATAAACGATGGTGAATGTCTTCACTTCGTTCGACAATGAAGTTGCTCAACAATTCAACAAGTCAccaacaaaattataactgGGACGACCAGTCACACCCATCAACCTTCCAGACAGTATTTTAATCAGGACCTTGGGCTATGTTTCTAAAATGCAAGCCAAAATAACAACTACTAACATTACAATAAGCAAATCGCTTTGACAATGCAATGCTGCACCTTTTGGTGGTGTCGtcataattgtataattttaggtCTTCGACCCATAAAATTCCACTCAttctaaaaactattttatgtgTTAAAATTAAGGTTGTAATTTAAATGGCAAGGCTTTATGTACACAACGTGTATAGTGTTGCAATACGGAGTGGTCTCGGTCGCGAGTAGTTACGTCACTGCTGTAATACCGAGCAAGTCTCACTCAATACCACGATTAATTATCTCCTGATTAAGTAACTGATATCGATCGCCTAATCGAGATCTTTGGTATCGAGTTATCGTTTTGTATTTTCGTGAAATGAGTGAGAGAAAAGGCgacgtatataaaaataaactgtgatatgtaatatttcattttatttttacaatctacaaataaattaaataaatatttcaataaataaaatcattcattaccaaacacagaaaaaaaatattgtacacgatacaatgtaaaaatgtatgaacaaGATAACTGCTTGAACTACATCTAAGTTCAGTATAATATGTACGCAAATCctaacaatgaaaaaaaaatcagaaaataaaaaataaataaatatttatagaaatatatgtataaagttTGTATCTACCATTGGCAAATTTGGGATTCGTGGAAGACCAGTATCGTGATTAACGCCATGACGTATGCCAAGCAGAGATCATTTTGGTACAATATTCAATTACAAGATTTTACACAACTGGTAACGTCAACAAAAATTCATCGTCATTTACGGTGTAATAATTGCTGGCCACtctgaatttaaaataccatTTGGTACaatccatggatttaataagtacttagtacaaccggagtacctattaattccatggtacAATCATTATCCACgttatattactttaaaattgttatatcaaataaacatttttttaaactagttGGGGAAGACCATTTCGGAAGGCACATGCTTGAGGAACTTATTGGCGATATCCTCCAGGACCATCGCCAAGGAGGTCTCCACTGCGGGCTGGATCTCCTTCACGATCTCCGCTGAGTGCATCCTCGCTATGTGGTCTGTTATCATCTCTgacgaaaaaaaaagaaaacataaaatgtgcTATCGTGattctgtttttaaatacctttacgatatttgaaataaactcTCACATATTCTAATACACTCAAACGAAAGTTAAACAATATCAagatatcatcatcattagcTATTTTAGTGTCATTGCTGGCCTGGGGCCTGGACACTTGCCTTTTAGATGGATAAAGAGGAAATTCGTGGTCTATACCACGAAGACCAAttttaaaactcaaaaaatcaaatctagGATAAAAAAGGACATAACATATGCGTACCCATTTCATTGGTAGTGGAATGGACCTCATCCAGGTCTGCGCGGACGGTCTCGCCGCACTGCAGGCGGACGTCAGCGTCGCGGATCACCATCCGTTTGTGGACACGCGCACCCAGGGCCACCAGGGACGCAGTACACATTgctgtattaataaaaatagtaataatatttatcaaaacaaaacgaTATTAGTAAAGGAGGAGGATAAACTCATATGAGACTGAATAAGAGACCGATTAAGAATGTTCtagattttaacaaattaattactaacagTTTATCGAAGGGGTAATCGGCCCTAATCTACTCAGGTTATATTATTcctctttaaattattatggatAGGATAGGAGGCCTTCATCACCTATCATATGTCATATTAAGCTAAGGttcaaaataagtattttataacaataaagaaaCTCACtgctgaaatatatttagttaggtactttaagaaaaattatcAAGTTGGAAGTTAAAGCAATTTAAAACATCAATGGCATTACATAAactaatatatagatataattgaaaacatacaaaagttGGCCGACATTTTCCCCGTGGACTCCACTGGCAACATCTGGAACTCTCCCAGCACTACATACTCCCCGGCCATGGCCAAGCGCGGGAGACTAATGTTCGCTGTTACTTTCAAATCTTCAGGGTACACGCTGGAATTATGTAAAACCATTTATAGCACCAAAGGTAATAAAGAGAGTAATCTCGTTGTAGGTAAgtaaatgatattttcttgAACATTTTGAGTTACTTATATGTCAACATCGATATTTATGTGCTTTCTCCCCGGTGTTATCCAAAGAAAATTTCGTGTGGGAAACatgaatttcatttaattttgcagCTATTAGAAATGAAAACTACCATAGTTCATGGTTCTCTTGATTCTGTCCATTCTTATTAACCCTCCCTGAGTATTTGTtgtgtatttgtgtatataCCAGCGAAAATACTTActctaatttattaaaagtgtAATTCGTCAGTCCTCTGATCATGACATCTGTGAGCCACGCGTCATATTTGAAAGCATTCTTTGGGACATTATGTTGCCTTAGTCTGATACTCGGGACTTTCAAGGGTTCCAACGGCTGGATGCCAAAGTTCGGCACGCCATTGGCTAAAAGATGTTTGGCTTGTTCCGCCATTCTTTGGATACAGTCAGCCACATTTGGGTCGCTGTAGTGGCACACCGATGATTTTActaaagaaacaaattaaaatattttggctaAAACGatgttgaaaaacaaaatttaattagctTAAATTTCCGATGATATAGTAATATATGAATTTAGTTTCACTTATCTTGCGATGATTCATTGTGATCGTatgataatttcaaatatttatataattcaaatatgAATATGCCAACTCagtaattactatttaaatgaattttatcGCTGATCGCGTTCGATGAAACATTATTATGACATTGGATTTCTTGACAATATTAAATCTACATGAGTTTGAATAATATTGACGCTGTCATTTGTatgaaatgttataataattttaattaatgcaaAGCTTTATTTGTACTCTAGGTATTGTGAGATTATAATACCTAatctaattttacaaattgttaGTTTATATGTCAGGGGTAAGCTTCGCAACTACTGAatcgatttccaaaattctttcacaattaAGAAGGTTATTTATTCTTATCCTTAGGTACTTTAGTtagaagttaatttttattccggCTTTCCCACTAAAGCGAAGCTGCGTGATAcagctaaaattaaaataattgattaacaCAATctgatgtaattttaaacaaagttaCTCACAAGAATCATCGACCACATAAGAGGCATTGTTCCTGTCCACTCTCCTTCCCAACACATTTTCCACATAAATCCCTAACagaataaactttaataatattgtccACAtcttgtctgtttgtttgtatcaACGTATTCTaacatttcatttgaaaaaatatgccTTTATAAGAGGAATGGTCGAGTTGGCTATAGAATCCTTATGTGGTGGACCGGCCTCGTTGTAAGGTCTTAGGACAAGTTGTAGGTAATGAATATACAGGTAGAATGTCAAATGACCCTACTCTGCATTATAAAAACCTTTTGAGACATATTTGTActtatacatacctacttttgGACACTACGAGTAACCTAACCTATAGGTCATCTGAATAAGTTTcacttattaaaaacaaatttccaCACTTTGATACTAAACgattataataatctaataaatagCGTAACATACGCTAATAGGAATATTGGCCTTTATCCGTCCGGTCCTTGCGCTGTCGCCCGCAACCCGGAATTGTCCTTAAGTtgcaatattgtttaaaatagtacattttatttgtaggaAATTCGAAATGAAAAACGGATAAATAAAcggtacatttattttacgtcACTAGAGATTTTAGGGTATTATATCCTCCCTGACATTTCTAGAATCTTTGGTCCGAATAAAATTAAGGATATTATATACATCAATTTGTCAAATTTTCGTGGaggatataaaaattacaaaatttcaaacaatacttaataataaaaatttgaaatacttactacatctaaaattataattacaataacagGTACAATCGGTAACTAATAGACGATTCGCATTCTAGTGGAATAATTGTCATTATCATGTCATGTGAAATGGAAAAACGTTTCTGTACTCGTTACATACTTCTAAAACATAAAGGTAACGTAACTATAATCACAAACACTGGGAACTGTAATTCTTTATGTCAATTGAATTTACATATCTAGCTCTATACCAATATGCATATTACTAAATTGTACatcaacattaaatattataggcTAACATTAACTTAAACTTAAGGTACTAAGCAGAAACGATGGATGATGTACGCGTCTTATATCGGATCTTTCGAGGCTCGTCTCTAACTGCCCTGTGAAGGACCGAAACGTGATCTATTTTTTCTAGATAAATGAAATGTGtggttttttatattataaatttcgaTGTAAACTTGAACGAATCCTACAACGAACATCTCCACTCGTCACAGGgttttacatatttctataGTTCAATTAATCAACTGCTTATGCCAATCAGTCGTCAAGCAAAACATCTTTgatgggaatcgaacccaggattTTGTTGATGAAAGCTTTCGCTACGGCTGCGCTGGTTTCCTCAATGAGTGGGCTTAGGATGTCCAGCACCACGCCTGGGCTTGCGTTGAAGAAGGCAGCAGCTGATGTAGCTGGGGAAAGTAAATATCAAcgtttaattacaatttgctTCAACACTCCCAATTTGGGTTATTTCCTGAGTTCTAAATGAACATCGAGATGTCACCCATTTcgctcaaatattttattcactttatattttttatatttatatttcaaattatattttttggtacacaatattatagaaaaccgTTCAGTAGATATTAATAACTATTCACATACACGTTTAAGTTCATTTTGTTTCAAACGAAAGACACAATTCGTCCTCCCAACAATTATCGGCAGGACGGTATTggtatttcttaaaataggTATTCTAAATAAACAGAAACGCGAATGAACAGAAATTGTTTCAAGGACTACATGTGGTTTTAATAGACTCGctaatttaacaatttggGTAACTTTAGCGTGATGAACTTCAAATTATTAGATGATTATGAATTAAGTAGGCAAATAGGACGAACTCAACAAAGTAAATGGTAGTAACCGCAATAATCTTTTGTTGAGCCAGCttcattcattttgttttagttataAGTCAAAATAAGTCGGCATCCAAagattttttcagaaattagatcttcacaggTACTTATTCATTTCAGTTTcgacttataattttattctcaaaGCTACcaactactggcattttggAACGGCCACTACtagagaagaaatgccaaatattaatatatttggcatttcttctctaGTAGTGGCCGTATATAAAACAGTATTGATCCTTATCATGTTCATGCCAAAGAAGCTAACCAtctctttatttgttttagacTAAAAAAGACTTTACATTATACCAAGAAAGGTATTATAAGTAGATTTAAGAAGTTCAGATCAGTAGACAGATCAATACTATATTGCATTATTTACAGCACACcatgtaatataaatacgaaCGCTAAGGCAGACTTATCGCAAACGCCATTTCTTGCAGCTTTTGGGAGATTACAAGATGTCAAAAATCTGAACTGTCTATTGTTTGAGTCtcaacaaataattttggGTCATCAAGAgcctatttacaaaattggcCAAGCGGGTGTGAACAGGTGTCACGCGGGCCCTCATGTCgatttaatagtattttcatttcattttactaAATAGTAAACTTACCAGCAACAGGCCGCTCTGAGTCCTCGACCGCCACCTGCGCGTGGTTGATTCTCACTTTGGCCACCACTTTGTCAGCTTGGAGGTACTCCACGTTGTCCTTTGGCACCAGTTTAGCCATCCCCTTAGCGACTACTGCTATGCCAGCTGAAAAAAGAAAGCCCTTACTATTAATATGTTTGATCTCGTATCTTTCCTATTAATAACACTTCTATTTATGCCATTAGTTTTATGtgaagtttaatattattacttgcATATTGATAACTAGCGACCCATCCCTTCTTCGGCACGGGTGGAAATAAACCCCTCAAATCAGTCTTaagtatctataaaaaatctgcatcaaaatctgttcccTAATTACAAATCTAAGCATATAGATAACAGATAGATGGCAGGAAGcgagttttttatatactacgTCATGATAAGGAAGAAGTTAAATTTCATACACTTTCAACTTAGTTttcttaaaactataaattatgtgGTTTATAAGCGGACCCCGAACTTTCAAGCACCATAGCATTGGTTGAATGCAACCAAAAATATGCTTAGATGATAAAGAGAGAGAAGAACTCACTGAAGTTGCCCCGAACCCTGCCTTTTCCGTTGATGTCAAGCGTGAGCAGCCTGGAGCCGTGCACGTCGTAGTCCGCCACCACCATCAGCTTGGGAATGGTGACTTTCAGCTCGGCTGCGTACTTGTTGTTCAGGTTTATCCTGGAATCCAAATGGAAGATCAGCACCCGTTGTCACTACGAGGGCTCGCTTAAAACTAGAGGATATGATTGTGGATTTACCAAAATTTGTGTTACCATCGTCGCATTTAGGTTGGAAtctattctattaatattataaatgcggaagtttGTATGTTGGTCATCCAAACATGAGACTTATCCCCATatgaataactaaataaaatctacttgatttaaattatttggtatacgggtagaataggTAAACCCATACTGATCGGACTGGTATAAGGACTGCGGTATCACTAGAAACTATTTACATATCCCATGAtctaatttgataaaatgcgATAATGACACAAACAgctgaaaaattgtaaaatagatGCATTTTACAGTTATCGAGCTGTGTCAATTCAATCTCGTCATCAACTTCTTGTACCAGAATTAGCTGAAGATGATGGATGaggatttttaaaagaaaccCACCTAAGTTTTTCAATCTTGAACGCTGATCCTCCATACGCCTTCGCCTGTCTGATGGTAGCCTTCAGCCGCAGATTGGGGGCTGTCCTGTCCAGCTTCAGTGTTGGTACTATGAAGGGGTCCACTGCGGGAATGTTCACCTAAaatcaaatgttttaaatattaaaaaaaacatactcaATTATATGtgcataatgtttttttatcgaGAAGTTAGATGTTCGATTTCCTAGTGATTGCGTTGTCATTTATCGGGACAATGATTCGCCCTTTAAAGACCCATCAAAATTTAGGGCCAAAAATGAACtgtt
It includes:
- the LOC128670268 gene encoding uncharacterized protein LOC128670268, which codes for MWTILLKFILLGIYVENVLGRRVDRNNASYVVDDSLKSSVCHYSDPNVADCIQRMAEQAKHLLANGVPNFGIQPLEPLKVPSIRLRQHNVPKNAFKYDAWLTDVMIRGLTNYTFNKLDVYPEDLKVTANISLPRLAMAGEYVVLGEFQMLPVESTGKMSANFSMCTASLVALGARVHKRMVIRDADVRLQCGETVRADLDEVHSTTNEMEMITDHIARMHSAEIVKEIQPAVETSLAMVLEDIANKFLKHVPSEMVFPN